In Geotalea uraniireducens, one genomic interval encodes:
- a CDS encoding response regulator, translating to MTLRVLLADDYRLFRESVRSLLEQDSLITVVGDAATGREALELARRDRPHVVLMEVMMPEMSGIDATRIIKRELPDVMVLGFSMRQETTYVVEMLKAGASGYLLKKLATPSELGQAIRVAAEGEIYFGQRIPHILVKQYFWRLAEEAAAGAPVLGAKERQLLGLIAAGESCKEISFSLGVSVRTVEARRARIMKKLNLRSVAELIKYALREGLASM from the coding sequence ATGACACTGAGAGTCCTTCTTGCTGACGACTACCGGCTCTTCCGGGAGAGTGTGCGTTCGCTCCTGGAACAAGATTCCCTCATCACGGTGGTGGGTGATGCGGCAACCGGCCGCGAGGCGCTGGAATTGGCCCGCCGGGACCGGCCCCATGTGGTGCTGATGGAGGTAATGATGCCCGAAATGAGCGGTATCGACGCCACCAGGATCATCAAGCGCGAACTCCCGGACGTCATGGTGCTCGGGTTCTCGATGCGCCAGGAAACGACCTACGTGGTCGAGATGCTCAAGGCCGGGGCATCCGGCTATCTGCTCAAGAAGCTGGCGACCCCCAGCGAACTGGGCCAGGCCATCAGGGTCGCTGCCGAGGGTGAAATTTATTTTGGACAGCGGATTCCCCACATTCTCGTCAAACAGTACTTCTGGCGGCTTGCCGAGGAGGCTGCTGCGGGAGCACCGGTGCTCGGTGCGAAAGAGCGGCAGCTGCTGGGGCTGATCGCGGCGGGGGAGAGCTGCAAGGAAATATCGTTTTCCCTCGGCGTGAGTGTCAGAACCGTTGAAGCCCGGCGCGCCAGAATAATGAAGAAGCTTAACCTGCGCAGTGTGGCCGAACTGATCAAATATGCCCTCCGCGAGGGCCTTGCCTCCATGTAG
- a CDS encoding carboxypeptidase-like regulatory domain-containing protein — MRLRMMIPSLLLTLLTLLTGGLAAAAIPAGTLAGQIVAPDGQPLANGTVYFFSAAVGPPPAPERYWRVPDDLAQLDGEGRFAVQLLPGTYFVGAIKRQQGHEIGPPRDGDLFFTSRDAQGAPRPYTIMPGERHDAGVLTGVTVFRQTTIKKTAITGIAGKVLAADGTPMAGALVFAFVTPTMIGRPLYVSDRTGKDGTYLLRVGDGGTYYLRVRDIYGGGVPTTGMLMGSYGGATPKPVEVKAGAVTGGIDINAAPFTRPTPGKKGPGGMKGKGGPPQP, encoded by the coding sequence ATGAGGCTACGGATGATGATCCCGTCGCTGCTGCTGACACTGCTGACGCTGCTGACCGGCGGCCTGGCGGCCGCGGCCATTCCCGCCGGGACCCTGGCGGGGCAGATCGTCGCTCCCGACGGCCAGCCGCTGGCCAATGGCACCGTTTACTTCTTCAGTGCCGCCGTCGGCCCGCCGCCGGCACCCGAGCGCTACTGGCGGGTGCCCGACGACCTGGCCCAACTGGACGGCGAGGGGCGTTTCGCGGTCCAACTCCTGCCGGGGACCTATTTCGTCGGGGCGATCAAGCGGCAGCAGGGGCACGAAATCGGCCCGCCCCGCGACGGCGATCTGTTCTTCACCAGCCGCGATGCGCAGGGGGCGCCGCGGCCTTACACGATCATGCCGGGCGAGCGGCACGATGCCGGAGTCCTGACCGGGGTAACGGTCTTCCGCCAGACGACGATCAAAAAAACGGCAATCACCGGCATTGCCGGCAAGGTTCTCGCCGCTGACGGGACGCCAATGGCGGGGGCGCTGGTCTTTGCCTTCGTCACGCCGACGATGATCGGCCGGCCGCTCTATGTTTCCGACCGGACCGGCAAGGATGGCACCTACCTCCTCCGGGTTGGCGACGGCGGCACCTACTACCTGCGGGTCCGCGACATTTACGGCGGCGGCGTGCCGACGACGGGGATGTTGATGGGAAGTTACGGCGGCGCCACGCCGAAACCGGTCGAGGTCAAGGCCGGCGCGGTGACCGGCGGGATCGATATCAACGCCGCGCCGTTCACCCGGCCGACGCCGGGGAAGAAAGGGCCGGGAGGAATGAAAGGGAAGGGGGGGCCGCCGCAGCCGTAA
- a CDS encoding c-type cytochrome encodes MCFIHERATVAGAARKAAIVLALCFVAAGCSKKEAPEAPAQPQGQMGQMMPQGAMGQMSDQQKLAMGGAIFAKKCAPCHGADGVGGTAGPSLQKAEFKYGRTAEAVATTIRNGRPGGMPAFGKDFKDIEINTLASYVLSLKK; translated from the coding sequence ATGTGCTTTATCCATGAACGCGCCACCGTCGCCGGCGCTGCCCGGAAAGCGGCTATCGTCCTGGCGCTCTGCTTCGTTGCCGCCGGCTGCTCCAAGAAAGAGGCGCCCGAGGCTCCGGCGCAACCGCAGGGCCAGATGGGGCAGATGATGCCGCAAGGCGCCATGGGGCAGATGTCCGACCAGCAGAAGCTCGCCATGGGCGGGGCGATTTTTGCCAAAAAGTGCGCACCGTGCCACGGCGCCGATGGCGTCGGCGGCACCGCCGGGCCATCGCTGCAGAAGGCGGAGTTCAAATACGGCCGGACTGCCGAAGCTGTCGCCACGACCATCCGCAACGGCCGTCCCGGCGGCATGCCGGCCTTCGGCAAGGATTTCAAGGATATCGAGATCAACACCCTGGCCTCCTACGTGCTCAGCCTGAAGAAGTAG
- the resB gene encoding cytochrome c biogenesis protein ResB — protein sequence MTMPCQARGFATALRDGLSSLRLTLFLLFALALTSIIGTVVQQNLAPAEYQQRYGTGTSKLFNALDLFDMYHSWWFLLLLVLLAANLFACSCKRFPAVWRHLRRPTVLMDETLERSLPCREEFPTTVAPEQAAERAAALLLAEFAPPLRTATADGIQLFAQKTPAGRLGAYLVHLSIIVIFGGAIIGSLFGFKAYVSINEGASATTAVSRAGKPIELGFAVRCDDFGVSFYDTGAPREFKSLLTILENGRPVPGYERVPVIVNKPLTYKGITFYQSSYGQADGGIYRFTVRQRSGGTPIPLTLRQGESARLPDGGSMHLLEATDEVSRFIPAVSGPAARIEVHPLRGESSAFIVFANYPGFDEQRGAPLIFTYAGADATMFTGLQVAKDPGVWVVWSGCLLMVAGCYLAFFVSHRRIWVRITPGRVIVAGGASKNQPAFERRFAELAARLRQTIAREDQ from the coding sequence ATGACTATGCCTTGCCAGGCCCGTGGTTTCGCCACGGCACTCCGGGACGGTCTCAGTTCCCTGCGCCTGACGCTGTTTTTACTCTTTGCCCTCGCCCTGACCTCGATCATCGGCACGGTCGTCCAGCAGAACCTGGCGCCGGCCGAATACCAGCAGCGTTACGGAACCGGCACCAGCAAGCTGTTCAACGCCCTCGACCTCTTCGACATGTATCATTCCTGGTGGTTCCTGTTGCTGTTGGTGCTGTTGGCCGCCAACCTGTTCGCCTGTTCATGCAAGCGGTTCCCGGCCGTCTGGCGGCACCTGCGCCGGCCGACCGTGCTTATGGACGAAACACTTGAACGAAGCCTGCCCTGCCGAGAGGAATTCCCGACCACCGTCGCCCCGGAGCAGGCCGCCGAACGGGCGGCAGCATTGCTCTTGGCCGAATTCGCCCCTCCGCTCCGTACCGCCACCGCCGACGGCATCCAGCTCTTCGCCCAGAAGACTCCGGCCGGCCGGCTCGGCGCCTACCTGGTCCACCTCAGCATCATCGTCATCTTCGGCGGAGCGATTATCGGCTCGCTCTTCGGCTTCAAGGCCTACGTCTCGATCAACGAAGGCGCCAGCGCCACCACCGCCGTCAGCCGGGCGGGGAAGCCGATCGAGCTCGGCTTTGCCGTCCGTTGCGACGATTTCGGTGTTTCATTCTACGACACCGGTGCACCCCGGGAATTCAAGAGCCTCTTGACGATTCTCGAAAACGGCCGGCCGGTCCCGGGCTACGAACGGGTACCGGTCATCGTCAACAAACCGCTGACCTACAAAGGAATCACTTTCTACCAGTCGAGCTACGGTCAGGCCGACGGCGGCATCTACCGCTTCACCGTCCGGCAACGGAGCGGCGGCACCCCCATTCCGCTGACCCTCCGGCAGGGGGAATCGGCCCGGCTCCCCGACGGGGGAAGCATGCACCTGCTCGAAGCGACCGACGAGGTGAGCCGCTTCATCCCCGCGGTTTCCGGGCCGGCAGCCCGGATCGAGGTCCATCCGCTCCGCGGCGAGAGCAGCGCGTTCATCGTCTTTGCCAACTATCCCGGTTTCGATGAACAGCGCGGCGCGCCGCTGATCTTTACCTACGCCGGGGCCGACGCGACGATGTTCACCGGTCTCCAGGTAGCCAAGGACCCGGGCGTCTGGGTCGTCTGGAGCGGTTGCCTGCTGATGGTGGCCGGCTGCTACCTCGCCTTTTTCGTTTCGCACCGGCGCATCTGGGTCCGGATCACCCCCGGCCGGGTAATCGTCGCCGGCGGCGCCAGCAAAAACCAGCCCGCCTTCGAGCGCCGTTTCGCCGAGCTGGCCGCCCGGCTGCGCCAGACCATCGCCAGGGAGGATCAGTAA
- the ccsB gene encoding c-type cytochrome biogenesis protein CcsB produces MTSSLLFNVTTFVYLLAMLCFFAYLASRNGRVGLAGSLTALAGLLIQSAAIVLRWKESYDLGRGHAPLSNLYESVVFFSWSIVLIFLLLDVRYRYRVIGAFVIPFALFGMAWAQLGLDSGIEPLVPALQSNWLLYHVITCFIGYAAFAVACGISIMYLLQSGKEQADRPAQSGGIAALFPPARVLDDLNYRAIVIGFPLLTLGIITGAAWANYAWGTYWSWDPKETWSLIVWFIYAAFLHARFTRGWIGRRAAWLSIAGFAATIFCYLGVNLLLSGLHSYGG; encoded by the coding sequence ATGACCAGTTCGCTGCTATTCAACGTGACAACTTTTGTCTATCTGCTCGCCATGCTCTGCTTCTTTGCCTACCTGGCCAGCCGCAACGGGAGGGTGGGACTGGCCGGCAGCCTGACGGCCCTGGCCGGCCTGCTCATCCAGAGTGCCGCCATCGTCCTGCGCTGGAAGGAATCGTACGATCTCGGCCGCGGCCACGCCCCCCTCTCCAACCTCTACGAATCGGTGGTGTTCTTCTCCTGGAGCATTGTCCTGATTTTCCTGCTGCTGGATGTCCGCTACCGTTACCGGGTAATCGGCGCTTTCGTCATCCCTTTCGCCCTGTTCGGCATGGCCTGGGCCCAACTCGGCCTCGACAGCGGGATCGAACCGCTGGTCCCGGCCCTGCAGAGCAACTGGCTCCTCTACCACGTCATCACCTGTTTCATCGGCTACGCCGCCTTTGCCGTCGCCTGCGGCATTTCCATCATGTACCTCCTGCAGAGCGGCAAGGAGCAGGCGGACCGGCCGGCCCAAAGCGGCGGCATCGCCGCCCTGTTCCCACCGGCGCGCGTTCTCGACGACCTCAACTACCGGGCAATCGTCATCGGCTTTCCGCTTCTCACCCTCGGCATCATCACCGGCGCCGCCTGGGCCAATTACGCCTGGGGGACCTACTGGAGCTGGGACCCGAAGGAAACCTGGTCGTTGATCGTCTGGTTCATCTATGCCGCCTTTCTCCATGCCCGGTTTACCAGGGGATGGATCGGCCGGCGGGCGGCCTGGCTCTCCATCGCCGGCTTCGCCGCCACCATCTTCTGCTACCTGGGAGTCAACCTGCTCCTGTCGGGATTACACAGCTACGGCGGCTAA
- a CDS encoding zf-TFIIB domain-containing protein, producing the protein MHCPVCKVALLMTERFGVEIDYCPQCRGIWLDRGELDKIVARVEPPPTKATAAEWPAPSGHQGHHAGHHDGGRHDNHDSRRHFEAKPHRKRSMLAQLFDFD; encoded by the coding sequence ATGCATTGTCCGGTATGCAAGGTAGCGCTGCTGATGACGGAACGTTTCGGCGTCGAGATCGACTATTGCCCCCAGTGCCGGGGAATCTGGCTCGATCGCGGCGAATTGGACAAGATCGTCGCCCGGGTGGAGCCCCCCCCGACCAAGGCGACAGCAGCCGAATGGCCGGCACCGTCCGGCCACCAGGGGCACCATGCCGGCCATCATGACGGAGGACGGCACGATAACCATGATAGCCGGCGGCACTTCGAGGCCAAGCCACACCGGAAACGGTCGATGCTGGCTCAACTGTTCGATTTCGACTGA
- a CDS encoding ribbon-helix-helix protein, CopG family: protein MNNNDGCSRRTAEKKRRGHARELLPNVISLRISDEEKTVLETLGNKMEKSTSELMREAMLRWLSRQRGKGSDPAAG from the coding sequence ATGAACAACAACGACGGCTGTTCCCGGCGAACGGCAGAGAAGAAGCGGCGCGGGCATGCCCGGGAACTCCTCCCGAACGTTATTTCGCTCCGGATAAGCGACGAGGAGAAAACGGTTCTGGAGACGCTCGGCAACAAGATGGAGAAGAGCACCTCCGAGCTGATGCGCGAAGCGATGCTCCGCTGGCTGAGCAGACAGCGGGGAAAGGGAAGCGACCCGGCCGCCGGCTAG
- a CDS encoding transglutaminase-like domain-containing protein, with the protein MRKAVVLFGLLALVLGAATAWGNSRSGTVTVAVDLSGQEQGQEVRLWLPYPVSDQDQTIGAIRIAGDYAEAGVYTDRTDGNPILYARWDKAAVSRKLTFSFSAERREVLRRDFPARETAWDPADYRRYLAPTSLGPVTGEVKKLADSITGGKTTVLAKARAIYDWACENMYRDPATVGCGKGDVCALLRKPGGKCTDISSVFVALCRAAGVPAREVFGIRLGRKPTEDITTWQHCWAEFFVPGYGWVPADPADVRKAILVEKLAPESPKVKELRAYFWGGIDPYRIKLATGRDIVLNPPQAGPPLNTFGYPYAEVGGKALDFYAPQSFRYSISYRER; encoded by the coding sequence ATGCGAAAAGCGGTAGTGTTGTTTGGTTTGCTGGCACTGGTCCTTGGTGCCGCGACGGCCTGGGGAAACAGCCGTAGCGGGACGGTGACGGTCGCCGTCGACCTGTCGGGGCAAGAGCAGGGGCAGGAGGTGCGGCTCTGGCTTCCCTATCCGGTTTCCGACCAGGACCAGACGATCGGCGCGATCAGGATTGCCGGTGATTATGCCGAGGCCGGGGTCTACACCGACCGGACCGACGGCAACCCGATCCTCTATGCCCGCTGGGATAAGGCGGCGGTCAGCCGCAAACTGACCTTTTCTTTTTCCGCCGAGCGTCGGGAGGTGCTGCGCCGCGATTTCCCGGCCCGGGAAACGGCTTGGGATCCGGCCGATTACCGCCGCTACCTGGCGCCGACCAGCCTCGGGCCGGTGACCGGCGAAGTGAAGAAACTGGCCGATTCCATTACCGGCGGAAAGACAACGGTTCTTGCCAAGGCCCGGGCCATCTACGACTGGGCCTGCGAGAACATGTACCGCGATCCGGCTACCGTCGGCTGCGGCAAGGGTGATGTCTGCGCGCTGCTCCGGAAGCCGGGCGGCAAGTGCACCGACATCTCTTCGGTGTTCGTCGCCCTCTGCCGGGCGGCCGGGGTGCCGGCGCGGGAGGTTTTCGGCATCCGTCTCGGCCGGAAGCCGACCGAGGACATCACCACCTGGCAGCATTGCTGGGCGGAGTTTTTCGTCCCCGGCTACGGCTGGGTGCCGGCCGACCCTGCCGATGTCCGGAAGGCGATACTGGTGGAGAAACTGGCACCGGAGTCACCGAAGGTCAAGGAGCTGCGGGCCTATTTCTGGGGGGGGATCGATCCGTACCGGATCAAGCTGGCGACGGGACGCGATATCGTTCTCAATCCGCCCCAGGCCGGACCGCCGCTCAATACCTTCGGCTATCCGTATGCGGAAGTGGGGGGGAAGGCGCTCGATTTCTATGCGCCGCAGAGTTTCCGTTACTCGATCAGCTATCGCGAACGGTAA
- the yedF gene encoding sulfurtransferase-like selenium metabolism protein YedF — protein MKIIDCRNMACPAPVVTTKRGLEEAGGEPLQVLVDPGAPRENVNRFAVNRGFSVSETPIDGGFALTITPAGAPAVSPVPVPERAGKRAMLIASDRLGDGPEELGRLLMKNFIITLLDLAELPDRMFFLNRGVMLTTEGSEVLEALEKLGNRGVEVLSCGVCLDFFQRKELLRAGTVTNMFTTAEGLLGAGLVIGL, from the coding sequence ATGAAAATCATCGACTGCAGGAACATGGCCTGCCCGGCTCCGGTGGTGACCACCAAGCGGGGGCTGGAAGAGGCGGGGGGCGAGCCGTTGCAGGTGCTGGTCGACCCGGGGGCGCCGCGGGAAAACGTTAACCGCTTTGCCGTCAACCGGGGGTTCTCGGTAAGCGAAACGCCGATCGACGGCGGTTTCGCCCTGACCATCACGCCGGCGGGCGCGCCCGCGGTGTCGCCGGTACCGGTGCCGGAACGGGCCGGGAAACGGGCGATGCTGATCGCCTCCGACCGGCTGGGCGACGGCCCGGAGGAACTGGGGCGGTTGCTGATGAAGAATTTCATCATCACCCTGCTCGATCTGGCAGAGCTTCCCGACCGGATGTTTTTCCTCAACCGGGGGGTGATGCTTACCACCGAAGGATCGGAAGTGCTGGAGGCGCTGGAGAAGCTCGGCAACCGGGGGGTGGAGGTCCTCTCTTGCGGGGTCTGCCTCGATTTCTTCCAGCGGAAGGAATTGCTCCGGGCCGGGACGGTGACCAACATGTTCACCACCGCCGAAGGGCTTTTGGGCGCCGGGCTGGTGATCGGGCTGTAG
- a CDS encoding acyl-CoA dehydratase activase → MRFLGVDIGSRHIKLALVVDGALVGYTGGENSFDPLARCRELMADLPADRVMATGYGRQLLELADDVLTVTEIKAFARGAAHHFPGCRTVLDIGGQDTKVISLDETGRVRKFEMNDRCAAGTGKFIEVMAASLGWSLDEFAARAAAAADEVKLSSMCAVFAESEVVSLVARGVPREAIAAAVLRSVADRVTALAARLPLTEEIVFAGGCARNSTLAAMIEKNLGRRLLIREHAEFTGAVGAAFLARDEALRAGAELTSQTGEGVTV, encoded by the coding sequence GTGAGGTTCCTCGGCGTCGATATCGGTTCGCGCCACATCAAACTGGCGCTGGTGGTGGACGGGGCCCTGGTCGGCTATACCGGCGGGGAGAACAGCTTCGACCCGCTGGCCCGGTGCCGCGAGCTGATGGCCGATCTGCCGGCGGACCGGGTGATGGCCACCGGGTACGGGCGGCAGCTCCTCGAACTGGCCGACGACGTCCTGACCGTCACGGAGATCAAGGCCTTTGCCCGCGGTGCGGCACACCATTTTCCCGGCTGCCGGACGGTGCTCGACATTGGCGGTCAGGATACCAAGGTGATTTCCCTCGACGAGACGGGGCGGGTGCGGAAGTTCGAGATGAACGACCGTTGTGCGGCGGGGACCGGCAAGTTCATCGAGGTGATGGCCGCGAGTCTCGGCTGGTCGCTCGACGAGTTCGCCGCCCGGGCGGCCGCGGCGGCTGACGAGGTCAAGCTGAGCAGCATGTGTGCGGTCTTTGCCGAGTCGGAAGTGGTGTCGCTGGTTGCCCGGGGGGTGCCGCGGGAAGCGATCGCCGCTGCCGTTCTCCGCTCGGTGGCGGACCGGGTGACGGCGCTGGCCGCCCGGCTGCCGCTGACGGAGGAAATCGTCTTTGCCGGCGGCTGCGCCCGGAATTCCACCTTGGCGGCGATGATTGAAAAGAACCTGGGGCGGCGGCTGCTGATCCGGGAACATGCGGAATTTACCGGCGCGGTCGGCGCGGCGTTCCTGGCCAGGGACGAAGCGTTGCGGGCCGGCGCAGAATTGACAAGCCAGACCGGCGAAGGAGTGACGGTATGA
- a CDS encoding double-cubane-cluster-containing anaerobic reductase, producing MSSNDYTPLWQELGLDLDNHAGLLGVLSDAYRGIYLAQANRPRGMAYFDFVISEVHGLRIKEIYEAKRAGRKVVGGFCVYVPEEVVLAADGICIGLCAGAEVGTAEAERFIPRNSCALIKAFMGFKLAGLCPYVELTDLIVGETTCDGKKKAYEIFDELTGKVHVMELPHMKGPAGKRLWLGEVARFRETMEKLTGAPLTLEGLRHGVAVVNAKRRALQRLSRLREADPAPLSGLDALLVNQVSFYDDPVRFTAKTNELCDELEERVAAGVGVTAKGAPRLLVSGSPMAIPNWKVHAIVEGSGGVVVGEESCIGERNFRDLADEDFVTVEEGLMKIAERSLTIDCACFTPNDERPGNIAALCERLRADGIIHYALQFCTPYLVEAYKVETSLAGVPFLRIETDYSMEDFGQLKTRLEAFIEMLR from the coding sequence ATGTCCAGTAACGACTACACCCCGCTCTGGCAGGAGCTGGGGCTTGATCTCGACAACCATGCCGGACTGCTCGGCGTCCTGTCCGACGCCTACCGCGGCATCTACCTTGCCCAGGCCAACCGGCCGCGGGGGATGGCCTATTTTGATTTTGTCATCTCCGAGGTCCACGGCCTGCGGATCAAGGAGATTTACGAGGCGAAGCGGGCGGGGCGGAAAGTTGTCGGCGGTTTCTGCGTCTACGTCCCCGAAGAGGTGGTGCTGGCGGCCGACGGGATCTGCATCGGCCTCTGTGCCGGCGCCGAGGTCGGCACCGCCGAGGCGGAGCGCTTCATCCCGCGGAACAGCTGTGCCCTGATCAAGGCCTTCATGGGGTTCAAGCTGGCCGGTCTCTGTCCCTACGTCGAACTGACCGATCTGATCGTCGGTGAAACCACCTGCGATGGCAAGAAGAAGGCTTACGAGATCTTCGACGAGCTAACCGGCAAGGTCCATGTCATGGAGCTGCCGCACATGAAGGGGCCGGCGGGGAAACGGCTCTGGCTCGGCGAAGTGGCGCGCTTCCGGGAAACGATGGAAAAGTTGACCGGCGCGCCGTTGACCCTGGAGGGGCTTCGGCACGGGGTAGCGGTGGTCAACGCCAAGCGGCGGGCGCTGCAGCGGCTGAGCAGGCTGCGGGAGGCCGATCCGGCGCCGCTCTCCGGTCTCGATGCCCTGCTCGTCAACCAGGTATCGTTCTACGACGATCCGGTCCGTTTTACTGCCAAGACCAACGAACTTTGCGACGAGCTGGAAGAACGGGTCGCCGCGGGGGTGGGGGTGACGGCCAAAGGCGCGCCCCGGCTGCTCGTCTCCGGTTCGCCGATGGCCATTCCCAACTGGAAGGTCCATGCCATTGTCGAGGGGAGCGGTGGGGTGGTGGTCGGTGAGGAGTCGTGCATCGGCGAGCGGAACTTCCGCGACCTGGCGGACGAGGATTTCGTTACCGTCGAAGAGGGGCTGATGAAGATCGCCGAACGCTCACTGACCATCGACTGTGCCTGCTTTACCCCGAACGACGAACGGCCCGGCAACATCGCCGCGCTCTGCGAGCGGCTCCGGGCCGACGGGATCATCCATTACGCCCTCCAGTTCTGCACTCCCTACCTGGTGGAAGCCTACAAGGTGGAAACGAGCCTGGCCGGGGTGCCTTTCCTGCGCATCGAAACCGATTACAGCATGGAGGATTTCGGCCAGCTGAAGACCCGCCTCGAGGCGTTCATCGAGATGCTCCGGTGA
- a CDS encoding response regulator — protein sequence MCVEREQGEEGVCRVLVVDDDNVQLELVGYLLKRQGIVARCCPSGDAALQLVECEKYAAVLTDYQMPAMNGIEFIRALRLRCPALPVALVSAQLTDDVQREALAAGAVGAYRKPTTLAELLTLIGGMVGDGSPVTVH from the coding sequence ATGTGCGTGGAGCGAGAGCAGGGCGAGGAGGGGGTGTGCCGGGTGCTGGTGGTCGATGACGACAACGTGCAGCTGGAGCTGGTGGGGTATCTGCTGAAACGGCAGGGCATTGTCGCCCGCTGTTGTCCGAGCGGCGATGCGGCGCTGCAGCTGGTGGAGTGCGAAAAGTATGCGGCGGTGTTGACCGATTACCAGATGCCGGCGATGAACGGCATCGAATTCATCCGGGCTTTGCGTCTCCGCTGCCCCGCTCTGCCGGTCGCCCTGGTCAGCGCACAGCTTACCGACGATGTGCAGCGCGAGGCGCTGGCTGCCGGGGCGGTCGGGGCGTACCGCAAGCCGACCACCCTGGCCGAGCTGCTGACGCTGATCGGCGGCATGGTCGGCGACGGTTCCCCGGTAACTGTTCATTGA
- a CDS encoding selenium metabolism-associated LysR family transcriptional regulator produces MNLKQLEVFLAVAESGSFSRGAEATFITQSTVSQHIAALESELGIRLLDRTSRGALLTEGGKVLLDHARRVVAGTHEIEQAIKRFKGLDEVILRVGASNIPGDYMVPAALPQFLDRYPAVRLTLFQGDSRDILDKVSGEVVEIGIVGSRFDEEGISFAPLGRDEIKVVAGSAHPLAGRADLTLGMLLQQRFIMREAGSGTAKTVREALAAAGFSADRLDIRAALGSNEAVKAAVGGNLGLSFISEVSIRRELQRGELVELPVAGLTISRTFYLVTRSGRELSPAALAFVELMREIYG; encoded by the coding sequence ATGAACCTGAAACAACTGGAAGTCTTCCTGGCAGTCGCCGAAAGCGGCAGTTTCTCCCGCGGCGCCGAAGCTACTTTTATCACCCAGTCGACGGTCAGCCAGCATATCGCCGCCCTGGAGAGCGAACTCGGCATCCGGCTCCTCGACCGGACCAGCCGGGGCGCCCTCCTTACCGAGGGGGGCAAGGTCCTGCTCGACCATGCCCGGCGGGTGGTCGCCGGCACCCACGAGATCGAGCAGGCAATCAAACGGTTCAAGGGGCTCGACGAAGTGATCCTGCGGGTCGGGGCCAGCAATATTCCCGGCGACTACATGGTCCCGGCGGCACTTCCCCAGTTCCTCGACCGCTATCCGGCGGTGCGCCTCACCCTGTTCCAGGGCGACAGTCGCGACATCCTCGACAAGGTGAGCGGTGAAGTGGTGGAAATCGGTATCGTCGGCAGCCGGTTCGACGAAGAAGGAATCTCCTTTGCACCGCTGGGCCGGGACGAAATCAAGGTAGTGGCCGGCAGCGCCCACCCGTTGGCCGGCCGGGCGGACCTCACCCTCGGCATGCTGTTGCAGCAACGGTTCATCATGCGGGAAGCCGGCTCCGGCACCGCCAAAACGGTCCGCGAGGCCCTGGCCGCCGCCGGTTTCTCCGCCGACCGGCTCGACATCCGTGCCGCTCTCGGCAGCAACGAGGCGGTCAAGGCCGCCGTCGGCGGCAACCTGGGGCTTTCGTTCATCTCCGAAGTTTCGATCCGCCGGGAGCTGCAGCGGGGCGAACTGGTAGAACTGCCGGTCGCCGGACTGACGATCTCCCGGACCTTCTACCTGGTGACCCGCAGCGGCCGCGAACTGTCGCCGGCCGCCCTGGCCTTCGTCGAGCTGATGCGGGAAATCTACGGCTAG